One segment of Phlebotomus papatasi isolate M1 unplaced genomic scaffold, Ppap_2.1 HiC_scaffold_578, whole genome shotgun sequence DNA contains the following:
- the LOC129809292 gene encoding uncharacterized protein LOC129809292, whose protein sequence is MANWYVGIDHNRVRIDILTTYINAADCYEEFDRKLTNIQLAKDGRLDLHSLVMGRILQDTIQRTLRHIGPDLDIPRRQREPSDYIFRDGELVIFGKFPILEKDEFHLIHITPIPVAVENGTFIVPEIEADTMGIDFNKQIYFTLEDGHNQCSPIGSGKYYCRLSLLHNMDQNPNCVIDEIYHRHPKTKCEMIAVRLEGTLWKRLAMENTWLFIASQPTSVAVICKGHREEKLLKNAGILRIKEGCVIKTKRQTLHSTIEHHMKASATYIKPLEFAVVESSGLRRSL, encoded by the coding sequence ATGGCCAACTGGTATGTTGGAATAGACCACAACCGAGTGCGCATTGACATTTTAACCACCTACATCAATGCTGCTGACTGTTACGAGGAATTCGACAGGAAACTGACCAACATTCAACTCGCGAAAGATGGTAGGCTAGATTTACATAGCCTCGTCATGGGAAGAATTCTCCAAGACACCATTCAAAGGACATTGAGGCACATCGGTCCAGACTTAGATATACCCCGAAGGCAACGAGAGCCAAGTGACTATATCTTTCGGGACGGTGAACTTGTCATCTTCGGGAAATTCCCCATTCTCGAAAAGGATGAGTTTCACCTCATTCACATAACACCAATTCCCGTTGCAGTGGAAAACGGCACATTCATCGTGCCAGAAATAGAAGCAGACACAATGGGAATCGATTTCAACAAACAGATTTACTTCACATTAGAGGATGGACACAATCAGTGTTCTCCTATCGGTTCCGGGAAATACTACTGTAGACTAAGTCTCTTGCACAACATGGACCAGAACCCTAATTGTGTAATCGACGAAATATATCATCGACatccaaaaaccaaatgtgAGATGATAGCCGTACGCTTAGAGGGGACGTTGTGGAAGAGGTTGGCAATGGAAAACACGTGGCTGTTCATTGCTTCACAACCTACGTCCGTTGCAGTCATCTGTAAGGGGCATCGAGAAGAGAAGCTGCTGAAGAATGCTGGAATTCTCCGGATTAAAGAAGGCTGCGTTATCAAAACCAAGAGGCAAACCCTTCATTCAACGATAGAACACCATATGAAGGCTTCTGCTACATACATTAAGCCTTTAGAGTTTGCAGTCGTAGAGTCTTCCGGACTCAGAAGATCGCTATAA